The nucleotide sequence GAGGATGTCGCGCGCGCCGCCGTCTACCTGGCGAGCGAGTACGACGGCTTCATCACGGGGGCCACCCTCGACATCAACGGCGGCGTCTACGGCTGCTGAACGGCCGCCCGGCCCAGACCTCCAACCCGGTCCAATGTGCCTGATGAAATCATCTCGTGGGATCAGGACCTGATGGGCTTTGATTTGCAGTGAAAACAAGGACTCCTCAGTCGCTGTCGATCACCCTTTCCGAAGCGGCGAGTCGTTCGGGGTGGGCGGCGGACCGCGGGAGGGCGAGGGCGATGCCGGCCGCGACGACCGCGAAGCCGAAGGTTCCCCACAGGCAACCGGCCAGGCCCGCCGTCTGGTAGAGCACGCCGGAAAGCAGGCAGCCGATCAGCCGCCCGCCGGCGTTCGCCATGTAGTAGAACCCCACGTTCAGCGCGACCTTGTCGCCGTCGGTGTAGTCGAGAATCAGGTAGGAGTGGATCGCCGAGTTCAGCGCGAACACGGCGCCGAAGAGCGCGAGCCCTCCGACCATCACGGGGCCGGGCGCCAGACCGGCCGCGAGCAGGAGCGGGATAACCGCGGCCACCGCAGCCAGCAGGAAGCCCGCGAGCGCCGCGGTCCCGCCGGCCGGCACCCGTCCGCGCAGCAGGGCCGGGGCCCCGGACTGGATCACGCCGTAGCCGATGACCCAGCTGGCCATGAAGCCGCCGACCTGCGCCCCGCTCCAACCCAGCGTCGTGCTCAGGAACACCGGTACGCCGACCACAAACCAAATGTCGCGCGCCCCAAACAGGAACAGACGCGCGGCGGACAGCACATTGATCGCCCGGCTTTTGGCGAAGAGCTGGGAGAATCCCACCTTCGTCTTCGCCTTGCCCAATTCCGCCGGCAACGATGCCCAGGCGACCAGCCAGACCGCGAGCAGCCCGCCGGCCATCGCCAGCAGGGCCCCCGTGTAGCCGAGCCCCACGAGCAGCCACCCACCGAGAAAGAATCCGACTCCCTTGAGCGCGTTCTTCGAACCGGTGAGCACCGCCACCCACCGGAACAGCGTGCCGCGCGCATCGGCCGGCACGAGGACCTTGATGGCGCTCTTTGAACTCATCTTGGTCAGGTCCTTGGCGATGCCCGACAGCGCCTGGGCCCCCATCACCCAGGCCACCGACCAGGCCTCGGGCCACGCGGGATTGAGCCCGGCCAGCAAACCCAGGGCCGTCACCTGCAGAAAAAGGCCCGCGAGCAGCGTGATCCGTAATCCCATGCGGCTCGCCAACCAGCCCCCCAGCAGGTTCGTGAGGATGCCGCAGAATTCGTACAGGAGAAACAGGAAGGCCAGTTGAACCGGGCTGTAACCCAAGCGCGCGAAGTGCAGCAGCACGAGCATGCGCAGGGCGCCGTCCGTGAGCGTGAAGGCCCAGTAGGCGCCGGTGACGAGGCTGTAGTGACGCAGGTTCACGAACGGAGGCGAAGCGGTCGGTGCCGGATTAAAGCGCGGCCGCGACTTTGCGGGTCAGTTCCGCCATGCGATTGGAATAGCCCCACTCGTTGTCATACCAAGCGTAGATCTTCACGAGACGCTTGTTCACCACCATCGTGGAGAGGGCGTCGATCGTCGCAGAGGCGGGGTTGCCCTTGAAATCGATGGAGACGAGGGGCCTCGTCTCGTAGCCGAGGATGCCCCGGAGCGGACCGGTTTCGCTGGCGGCGCGGAGCAGCGCGTTCACCTCCTCCACCGTGGTGTCGCGTTTGACCTGGAACACGCAATCCGTGAGCGAGCCCGTCAGGAGCGGCACGCGAATGGCGTGACCGTTGAGCCGGCCCAGCAATTCCGGATAGATGAGCCCGATGGCCGTGGCGCTGCCGGTGGTCGTGGGGATCAGCGAGAGTCCGGCCGCGCGGGCGCGACGCAGGTCCTTGTGCGGGGCATCGATGATGGTCTGTGTGTTGGTGGCGTCATGCACCGTGGTGATGGCCCCGTGTTCGATGCCCAGCCCCTCATGGATCACCTTCACCACCGGCGCCAGGCAGTTGGTGGTGCAGGAGGCGTTGGTGATCAGGTGGTGCCGCGCCGGCTCGTAGAGGTGGTCGTTGACGCCCATCACGATATTCAGGGCATCGCCGCCTTTCACCGGGGCGGCCACGATGACTTTCTTCACCCCGCGCGTAAAATAAGGGGCCAGTTGCTCCGGCGTGCGAAACTTGCCGCTGCACTCCAGCACGATGTCCACGCCGTGGGCCGACCAGTCCACCTCGCCAGGCTTGGCGTGCTCGGTGAAGGCGAGGCGGTGCTCGCCGATGCGGATGCCATCCGCCCCGTCCGCCACCGCCTCGCGCGGCCAGCGGCCCTGCACGGAATCAAACGTGAGCAGGTGCGCCGCTCCCTCCGCCCCGGCCTTGGGGTCGTTGATCAGGACCCAGTCGAATTCCGGCCAGTCCCAGGCGGCGCGGAAGGTGAGGCGGCCGATGCGGCCGAATCCGTTGATGGCGATGCGGGCTTTTTTCATGAGGAAACGGGGCGGGCGGCGCGCGGGCGGCGCCGGGCTACCGCCGCACAACCGCAGGAACCGGCCGCGGGCGGTTGCGGGGCGAGGCGGCGGAGCCGGGCCAGATCGTGGCGGAAGACCGGGTTTTCCCGGACGCAATCCTGCAAACAAGCGAGGTTCGCACGCAGTTCGGGCGCCACCTTCGCGGGCAGGGCATAGACCATCCACTTGCCTTCGCGCGTGGCCTCCACCAACCCGCGCGCCCGCAGGTAGGCGAGGTGCTTGGAGATCTTCACCTGCGGCTCATCGAGCACCGTCTGGAAGTGGCACACGCAGAGCGGCCCCTGCCCCAGCACGTGCAGCAAACGCAGACGGGTGACGTCGCACAGGCAGGCATAGATTTCGACCAGCTCCATGCCTGTTCGTATTCCTCGAGAGGCATATGATTCAAGCTTCAATCCGGTCGTTGCCGGATTGTGACACAAACCTCAGGCGCGGCGACGGAGCCGCGGCCACAGCACAGCCAGGCCGCCCAAGGCGAGCAGCGCCCAGGTGGAAGGCTCGGGCACCGGCGTGAAGCGCAGGTACAAATCACCCGTGCCGAAGCCGGCAAACGCCCCGCTCCCGCCACCCACAAACGTATCAAATTTGCCGCCGGCCCAGATGCCGTTGCTCACCAGCAGGGGATTCAACGTCCCGGGCGTCAGCTGGTTGGTGCCCAGGCCGGAGAAATCAATCACCAGCCAGGTCTGGCTGATCTGCCAGAAGGGATCATTCGCGGTCAGCACGGGTTGGGTCGGACGGCTGCTGATCGCGATCAGGCTGAGGTCCACGGTCAGGATCGCGCCCGGGTTGACGTCCAGCACATCGCCGGCGGAGCTGCTGATCGCCACGCGGTCCCATTGCGCGCTGTCGGCGCTGGTCAGCGCGCCGAGTTGCCAATGCAATGTGCTGCCGCCCGCCATCTGCAGGGCCGGGGTGCTAAATTGGCCGAGGGGATCACCCGGGCTGAAGGTCGCCCCGCTGCCGAGCACCACCCCCGTGGTTTCCGTCGTGCTCGAGTGGGACAGGGGCACGTCACCCGAAAGGATCGCGCCGGAACTGACCGCAATGGGATCAGCCAAAATCACACTGCCTCCAGCCAGCAAAACTTCCCCCTGTTGCACCAAGATGCCGCCGCCTCGAAGATCCAGGCCCTGGCTGAACACCGCCTTGCCGGCTCCCGTCTTCCCAATCCCACCCCCGCCATAACCGTCACTAAAAAGCTCGTTGAAGGTGAGTTGGCCGCCCGGGCCGACTGACACGATAACACTGCGCTGGATGTAGACCTCCTCCGCGAAGGTCGCGCTGCCGGTGCCATA is from Lacunisphaera limnophila and encodes:
- the arsJ gene encoding organoarsenical effux MFS transporter ArsJ — translated: MNLRHYSLVTGAYWAFTLTDGALRMLVLLHFARLGYSPVQLAFLFLLYEFCGILTNLLGGWLASRMGLRITLLAGLFLQVTALGLLAGLNPAWPEAWSVAWVMGAQALSGIAKDLTKMSSKSAIKVLVPADARGTLFRWVAVLTGSKNALKGVGFFLGGWLLVGLGYTGALLAMAGGLLAVWLVAWASLPAELGKAKTKVGFSQLFAKSRAINVLSAARLFLFGARDIWFVVGVPVFLSTTLGWSGAQVGGFMASWVIGYGVIQSGAPALLRGRVPAGGTAALAGFLLAAVAAVIPLLLAAGLAPGPVMVGGLALFGAVFALNSAIHSYLILDYTDGDKVALNVGFYYMANAGGRLIGCLLSGVLYQTAGLAGCLWGTFGFAVVAAGIALALPRSAAHPERLAASERVIDSD
- a CDS encoding ArsJ-associated glyceraldehyde-3-phosphate dehydrogenase; this translates as MKKARIAINGFGRIGRLTFRAAWDWPEFDWVLINDPKAGAEGAAHLLTFDSVQGRWPREAVADGADGIRIGEHRLAFTEHAKPGEVDWSAHGVDIVLECSGKFRTPEQLAPYFTRGVKKVIVAAPVKGGDALNIVMGVNDHLYEPARHHLITNASCTTNCLAPVVKVIHEGLGIEHGAITTVHDATNTQTIIDAPHKDLRRARAAGLSLIPTTTGSATAIGLIYPELLGRLNGHAIRVPLLTGSLTDCVFQVKRDTTVEEVNALLRAASETGPLRGILGYETRPLVSIDFKGNPASATIDALSTMVVNKRLVKIYAWYDNEWGYSNRMAELTRKVAAAL
- a CDS encoding ArsR/SmtB family transcription factor; its protein translation is MELVEIYACLCDVTRLRLLHVLGQGPLCVCHFQTVLDEPQVKISKHLAYLRARGLVEATREGKWMVYALPAKVAPELRANLACLQDCVRENPVFRHDLARLRRLAPQPPAAGSCGCAAVARRRPRAARPVSS